In Nomia melanderi isolate GNS246 chromosome 4, iyNomMela1, whole genome shotgun sequence, the following are encoded in one genomic region:
- the LOC116428235 gene encoding carbohydrate sulfotransferase 11 isoform X1, whose amino-acid sequence MQPPNYSILLKSSSRTTSMTREIVFFFLENFLYKQKEYQMPIVKMTELEGQTHIRPHLLKVKCLHIFSNMFLGLNRQLTIVKLITIFAIVFMLLILLLNLLHNSCLHTTKHIKSANYIYNEYYKHYDPVRNKSSSSILTTKEMEAIKIEFDDRKNKLETYCKTIVRPESNLDNVLSNMVIDTVHGISWCPIYKVASSIWMKHFATLGGVLTETAMELIRRDILQINTIVRKAFPRDRDMKKAYQKLNKTLKFLIVRHPFERLVSAYRDKLEHIQGRDYYYKRFGRHITHKYHKYRQPNETKIEPTFTEFLRFIVEEKYFDEHWAPYVDTCEPCLITYNYILKFDTFDRDQQFLIQELGISDYLYDRNDLRNINPRGVTTTAIVKEYMQNVPRSLLDDINKVYESDFKLFSYLPL is encoded by the exons ATGCAGCCTCCAAACTATAGTATTCTTTTAAAATCTTCGAGTCGCACTACCTCCATGACAAGAgagatcgtttttttttttctagaaaattttCTGTACAAGCAAAAAGAATATCAAATGCCGATAGTGAAAATGACAGAACTCGAAGGCCAAACACATATACGTCCACACTTGTTAAAAGTGAAATGTTTACATATCTTTAGTAACATGTTTTTAGGATTAAAT AGACAACTTACGATagtgaaattaattacaatatttgccATAGTATTCatgttgttaatattattattaaatttgctaCACAACTCGTGTTTACACACGACTAAACATATAAAATCtgcaaattatatttacaatgaatattacaaacattatgATCCAGTCAGAAATAAATCTAGTTCAAGTATTTTAACCACAAAGGAAATGGAAGCCATaaaaatcgaatttgacgatAGAAAAAATAAGTTAGAAACATATTGCAAAACTATAGTAAGACCAGAATCAAACTTGGACAATGTACTGTCTAACATGGTCATCGATAC GGTACATGGAATATCGTGGTGTCCTATATACAAAGTTGCCAGTTCCATATGGATGAAGCATTTTGCTACACTTGGAGGAGTATTAACAGAAACAGCTATGGAACTGATTCGCAgagatattttacaaattaacacAATTGTTAGAAAAGCATTCCCACGTGACAGAGACATGAAAAAAGCATATCAA aaactgaataaaacacTAAAATTTTTGATTGTTCGACATCCGTTCGAACGTCTTGTATCTGCGTATAGAGATAAATTAGAACACATACAAGGAAGAGATTACTATTATAAAAGATTTGGACGTCATATTACACACAAGTATCACAAATATAGAcaaccaaatgaaactaaaatAGAGCCCACATTTACAGAATTTCTCCGCTTTATagtagaagaaaaatattttgatgaaCATTGGGCACCATATGTTGATACATGCGAACCTTGTTTAATTACGTACaattacattttgaaatttgataccTTCGACAGAGATCAACAGTTTCTAATACAAGAACTAGGTATAAGCGATTATTTATATGATAGAAATgatttaagaaacataaatcCACGAGGAGTTACAACTACTGCTATAGTTAAAGAATACATGCAGAATGTTCCTCGGTCATTGCTCGATGATATTAATAAGGTTTATGAAAGTGATTTTAAGCTATTTTCTTATTTACCTCTGTGA
- the LOC116428235 gene encoding carbohydrate sulfotransferase 11 isoform X2: MPIVKMTELEGQTHIRPHLLKVKCLHIFSNMFLGLNRQLTIVKLITIFAIVFMLLILLLNLLHNSCLHTTKHIKSANYIYNEYYKHYDPVRNKSSSSILTTKEMEAIKIEFDDRKNKLETYCKTIVRPESNLDNVLSNMVIDTVHGISWCPIYKVASSIWMKHFATLGGVLTETAMELIRRDILQINTIVRKAFPRDRDMKKAYQKLNKTLKFLIVRHPFERLVSAYRDKLEHIQGRDYYYKRFGRHITHKYHKYRQPNETKIEPTFTEFLRFIVEEKYFDEHWAPYVDTCEPCLITYNYILKFDTFDRDQQFLIQELGISDYLYDRNDLRNINPRGVTTTAIVKEYMQNVPRSLLDDINKVYESDFKLFSYLPL, from the exons ATGCCGATAGTGAAAATGACAGAACTCGAAGGCCAAACACATATACGTCCACACTTGTTAAAAGTGAAATGTTTACATATCTTTAGTAACATGTTTTTAGGATTAAAT AGACAACTTACGATagtgaaattaattacaatatttgccATAGTATTCatgttgttaatattattattaaatttgctaCACAACTCGTGTTTACACACGACTAAACATATAAAATCtgcaaattatatttacaatgaatattacaaacattatgATCCAGTCAGAAATAAATCTAGTTCAAGTATTTTAACCACAAAGGAAATGGAAGCCATaaaaatcgaatttgacgatAGAAAAAATAAGTTAGAAACATATTGCAAAACTATAGTAAGACCAGAATCAAACTTGGACAATGTACTGTCTAACATGGTCATCGATAC GGTACATGGAATATCGTGGTGTCCTATATACAAAGTTGCCAGTTCCATATGGATGAAGCATTTTGCTACACTTGGAGGAGTATTAACAGAAACAGCTATGGAACTGATTCGCAgagatattttacaaattaacacAATTGTTAGAAAAGCATTCCCACGTGACAGAGACATGAAAAAAGCATATCAA aaactgaataaaacacTAAAATTTTTGATTGTTCGACATCCGTTCGAACGTCTTGTATCTGCGTATAGAGATAAATTAGAACACATACAAGGAAGAGATTACTATTATAAAAGATTTGGACGTCATATTACACACAAGTATCACAAATATAGAcaaccaaatgaaactaaaatAGAGCCCACATTTACAGAATTTCTCCGCTTTATagtagaagaaaaatattttgatgaaCATTGGGCACCATATGTTGATACATGCGAACCTTGTTTAATTACGTACaattacattttgaaatttgataccTTCGACAGAGATCAACAGTTTCTAATACAAGAACTAGGTATAAGCGATTATTTATATGATAGAAATgatttaagaaacataaatcCACGAGGAGTTACAACTACTGCTATAGTTAAAGAATACATGCAGAATGTTCCTCGGTCATTGCTCGATGATATTAATAAGGTTTATGAAAGTGATTTTAAGCTATTTTCTTATTTACCTCTGTGA